CACCGCGCTGTTCCCGCCGCCCACCACCAGCACCTTCTTTCCCCGGAGCGGCTCGAAGGAGCCGAGGTAGTAGTAGATTCCGTGCCCCTCGAAATCGATCAGGTTGGGGATGTCCAGCTTCCTCGGGACGAAGGCGCCGCAGCCCGCGGCGATGATGGCGGTCTGGGTGTAGTGGGTCCCCGCGGTCGTCGTGAGCTCGATGATGCGCTCGCCCAGGATCCGCAGGCCGATCATCCGCTCGTTGAGCGCGAGCGTGGGGTTGTACTGCATCGCCTGCGCGGCGAGTTCCTTCACGAGGTCCGCGGCGACGATCCGGCGGTGGCCCGCCACGTCGAAGATCACCTTTTCCGGGTACATCGAGATCAGCCGGCCGCCGACCTGGGGATAGGTCTCGATCAGCTTAGTCCGGCACTCCCGCAAGCCCGCGTAGTACGTCGCGTACAGCCCAACGGGGCCGGCTCCGACGACCGTGATGTCGTACAAATCGCTTTGTCGGACCATGGCAGGTCCCGACAATCATACCAGAAATCGCGGGAGTAGCGGGACCGGGGGAAATATCGGCGGGCGTATGGTATAAGTGTCTGGTTCACCGACAGGACGATCCGGAGCGTTGGCGATGGAGTACAAGCACCTGCCGAAGGCATGGAAGCGCGGGACCGACTTCCTCGGGACCCG
This DNA window, taken from Thermodesulfobacteriota bacterium, encodes the following:
- a CDS encoding NAD(P)/FAD-dependent oxidoreductase, with amino-acid sequence MVRQSDLYDITVVGAGPVGLYATYYAGLRECRTKLIETYPQVGGRLISMYPEKVIFDVAGHRRIVAADLVKELAAQAMQYNPTLALNERMIGLRILGERIIELTTTAGTHYTQTAIIAAGCGAFVPRKLDIPNLIDFEGHGIYYYLGSFEPLRGKKVLVVGGGNSAVDWALSLDGIASEVTLCHRMYRWQAHEAMVHRLLSSKVRVKFPYYTLKAVLGEDRVAGAVIWNERSGLEETIEVEAIVLSIGMLTNMEPFRDWGLNIVGSGIAVASDMSTNLPGVYAAGDIVTYPGKVLLITAGSGEAATAVNTAKEYIVSGDLGR